A genomic region of Vicia villosa cultivar HV-30 ecotype Madison, WI unplaced genomic scaffold, Vvil1.0 ctg.001374F_1_1, whole genome shotgun sequence contains the following coding sequences:
- the LOC131634858 gene encoding UDP-glycosyltransferase 71K2-like: MAMSEMKKKSELIFIPTPGIGHLVSSLEFAKLLINTHTNLSITVLCIKFPGIPISNSYIKSALASEPQIQLIDLPEVEQPPQEVLKSPEFFIFTLMESLIPHVKAAIKTILSDKIVGLVLDFFCLSMIDVGNELGIPSYLFLTSNVGFLSLMLSLQNRRIEDIFDDSNLDHQFLINGFSIPVPFNVLPDAVFNKHGGYVAYYKFAERFRDTKGIIVNTFSELEQYSIDSLSSHDEKVPPIYAVGPLLDLKGNPNPNLDQSQHDLILKWLDEQPNKSVVFLCFGSLGVSFVLSQIREIALGLKGSEVRFLWANNAEKQGLPEGFLEWMELEGKGMICGWAPQVEILGHKAIGGFVSHCGWNSILESLWFGVPILTWPIYAEQQLNAFRMVKEWGVAVELTLDYRRGSDIVVAEEIEKGLKDLMDKDNIVHKKVKEMKEKARNAVASGGSSFISVGKLIDNIIGSNL, from the coding sequence ATGGCTATGAGTGAGATGAAGAAAAAATCAGAGCTAATCTTCATTCCTACACCAGGGATTGGCCACTTAGTTTCTTCACTTGAATTTGCAAAGCTCTTAATCAATACTCATACCAATCTTTCCATCACAGTTCTATGCATCAAATTCCCAGGCATTCCCATTTCAAACTCATACATCAAATCAGCTTTAGCCTCAGAGCCACAAATCCAACTAATTGATCTTCCGGAAGTTGAACAACCTCCACAAGAAGTACTCAAATCCCCAGAGTTCTTCATCTTTACTCTCATGGAAAGTCTCATACCTCATGTCAAAGCTGCTATAAAAACCATTTTATCAGACAAAATTGTTGGGTTAGTCCTAGATTTCTTCTGTCTTTCAATGATTGATGTTGGAAATGAACTTGGAATACCTTCTTATTTGTTTCTAACATCAAACGTTGGTTTCTTAAGTCTCATGCTTTCGCTTCAAAACCGCCGAATCGAGGATATTTTCGATGATTCCAACCTTGATCATCAATTCTTGATTAATGGTTTCTCAATTCCAGTACCTTTTAATGTTTTACCTGATGCGGTTTTTAACAAACATGGTGGATATGTCGCTTATTATAAATTTGCTGAGAGGTTTAGAGACACCAAAGGGATTATTGTTAATACTTTTTCAGAATTGGAACAATATTCAATTGATTCATTATCAAGTCATGATGAAAAAGTCCCTCCTATCTATGCTGTTGGACCTTTGTTAGATCTTAAAGGTAACCCTAACCCTAATCTAGATCAATCTCAGCATGATCTCATATTGAAATGGCTAGATGAACAGCCAAATAAATCTGTTGTTTTTCTATGTTTTGGAAGCTTGGGAGTTAGCTTTGTTCTATCTCAAATTAGAGAAATAGCTTTAGGACTTAAGGGTAGTGAAGTTAGGTTTCTGTGGGCCAACAATGCAGAGAAACAAGGGTTACCAGAAGGGTTCTTAGAATGGATGGAATTGGAAGGTAAAGGAATGATATGTGGATGGGCACCACAAGTTGAGATATTAGGACATAAGGCTATTGGTGGATTTGTTTCACATTGTGGATGGAATTCTATTTTGGAAAGTTTGTGGTTTGGTGTTCCAATATTGACATGGCCTATTTACGCAGAACAGCAGCTTAATGCTTTTAGGATGGTGAAAGAATGGGGTGTAGCTGTGGAGTTGACACTGGATTATAGAAGGGGTAGTGATATTGTGGTGGCTGAAGAGATTGAGAAAGGGTTGAAGGATTTGATGGATAAAGATAACATTGTGCACAAGAAGGTTAAAGAGATGAAAGAGAAGGCTAGGAATGCTGTTGCAAGTGGTGGATCTTCTTTCATTTCTGTTGGAAAACTTATTGATAATATTATAGGAAGTAATTTATAA